The Metabacillus litoralis genome contains a region encoding:
- the prfB gene encoding peptide chain release factor 2 (programmed frameshift), protein MELVEIRQELEKTAKRLADFRGSLDLDIKEARIQQLEAQMTAPDFWDNQNAAQAVINETNALKEMVDQFHELNESYENLQLTYELVKEEDDEDLREELVTEIKDLVSKLNDFELQLLLSEQHDKNNAILELHPGAGGTESQDWGSMLLRMYTRWAEKKGFKVETLDYLPGDEAGIKSVTLLIKGHNAYGYLKAEKGVHRLVRISPFDSSGRRHTSFVSCEVMPEFNEEIDIEIRTEDLKIDTYRASGAGGQHINTTDSAVRITHTPTNIVVTCQTERSQIKNRERAMKMLQAKLYQKRIEEQEAELAEIRGEQKDIGWGSQIRSYVFHPYSMVKDHRTNTEIGNVHAVMDGELDPFIDAYLRSKIQ, encoded by the exons ATGGAATTAGTAGAAATTCGTCAAGAGCTCGAAAAAACAGCTAAACGTTTAGCGGACTTTAGGGGGTCTCTT GACCTCGATATAAAAGAAGCACGAATTCAACAGCTTGAAGCCCAAATGACAGCACCAGATTTCTGGGATAATCAAAACGCTGCACAAGCTGTTATCAATGAAACAAATGCATTAAAAGAAATGGTGGATCAATTCCACGAACTAAACGAATCATATGAAAATCTTCAATTAACATATGAACTTGTAAAAGAAGAAGATGATGAAGATTTACGTGAAGAACTAGTGACTGAAATAAAAGATTTAGTTTCAAAGCTAAATGACTTTGAACTTCAGTTGCTATTAAGTGAACAACACGACAAAAACAACGCAATTCTTGAGCTTCACCCAGGTGCAGGTGGTACAGAGTCTCAAGACTGGGGCTCAATGCTACTTCGTATGTACACTCGCTGGGCTGAGAAAAAAGGCTTCAAGGTTGAAACACTTGACTACTTACCTGGTGATGAAGCGGGTATAAAGAGTGTTACACTTTTAATCAAAGGCCACAACGCGTACGGCTATTTGAAAGCTGAAAAAGGTGTACACCGTTTAGTTCGTATTTCTCCATTCGACTCATCAGGCCGTCGTCATACTTCATTCGTTTCTTGTGAAGTTATGCCTGAATTCAATGAAGAAATCGACATTGAAATTCGTACGGAAGATTTGAAAATTGATACGTACCGTGCAAGTGGTGCTGGTGGTCAGCATATCAATACGACTGACTCAGCTGTTCGTATTACCCATACACCAACTAACATCGTTGTAACGTGTCAAACTGAACGTTCGCAAATTAAAAACCGTGAACGTGCCATGAAAATGCTTCAAGCAAAGCTGTATCAAAAGCGTATTGAAGAGCAAGAAGCAGAGCTTGCTGAAATCCGTGGTGAGCAAAAGGATATCGGTTGGGGAAGCCAAATTCGTTCTTATGTTTTCCACCCGTATTCAATGGTTAAAGATCACCGTACAAACACAGAGATCGGAAACGTTCATGCTGTAATGGACGGCGAGCTTGATCCGTTTATTGACGCGTATTTACGTTCGAAGATTCAGTAA
- the secA gene encoding preprotein translocase subunit SecA, translating to MLGILNKVFDFNKRALNRYEKMADQIDALSGQMNGLSDEQLKAKTEEFKGRVANGESLDNLLIEAFAVVREAAKRVLGLYPYKVQLMGGISLHEGNISEMKTGEGKTLTSTMPVYLNALSGEGVHVVTVNEYLASRDAHEMGQLYDFLGLTVGLNLNSLNKDEKREAYAADITYSTNNELGFDYLRDNMVLYREQMVQRPLNFAVIDEVDSILVDEARTPLIISGQAAKSTKLYIQANGFVRQLKQEEDFTYDVKTKAVQLTEEGMTKAEKAFGIENLFDISHVALLHHINQALKAQFVMQNDVDYVVEEGQVVIVDSFTGRLMKGRRYSDGLHQAIEAKEGLEIQNESMTLATITFQNYFRMYKKLSGMTGTAKTEEEEFRNIYNMQVVAIPTNKPIARDDRADLVYRSMEGKFRAVVEEVKQRYDLGQPVLVGTVAVETSELISQLLKKKGVPHHVLNAKNHEKEAEIIENAGQRGAVTIATNMAGRGTDIKLGEGVREVGGLAVIGTERHESRRIDNQLRGRSGRQGDPGITQFYLSMEDELMRRFGSENMMNMMDRLGMDDTQPIQSKIVSRAVESAQKRVEGNNFDARKQLLQYDDVLRQQREVIYKQRFEVLDSDNLREIVEKMLKSTIERAVGMYTPKEEVEEDWNLEGIIDYMNANILTEDELAVSDLRRKDPEEMSELIYKKALAHYDAKEADFGEEQMREFEKVILLRAVDTKWMDHIDAMDQLRQGIHLRAYGQNDPLREYQMEGFAMFENMIASIEEDVAKYIMKAQIRNNLERQEVAQGQTAVHAKEGDEPVKKKPTRKVVEIGRNDPCICGSGKKYKNCCGQ from the coding sequence ATGCTTGGAATTTTGAATAAGGTGTTTGATTTTAATAAACGTGCGTTAAATCGTTATGAGAAGATGGCTGATCAGATTGATGCGCTTAGCGGTCAGATGAATGGCTTATCTGATGAGCAATTAAAGGCTAAAACAGAGGAGTTTAAAGGTCGTGTAGCGAATGGTGAATCGCTAGATAATCTTTTAATAGAAGCATTTGCTGTTGTTCGTGAAGCAGCGAAGCGTGTATTGGGGTTATACCCGTACAAGGTTCAATTAATGGGGGGTATTTCCTTACATGAAGGGAATATTTCTGAGATGAAAACAGGGGAAGGTAAAACCTTAACTTCCACAATGCCTGTTTATTTAAACGCGCTTTCTGGTGAAGGCGTACATGTTGTCACGGTCAATGAATATTTAGCAAGTCGTGATGCACATGAAATGGGTCAACTTTACGATTTCTTAGGCTTAACAGTAGGTCTTAACTTAAATTCTTTAAATAAAGATGAAAAACGTGAAGCGTATGCAGCAGATATTACCTATTCTACAAATAACGAATTAGGTTTTGATTATTTGCGTGATAACATGGTTCTTTATCGTGAACAAATGGTTCAACGTCCGCTTAACTTTGCTGTAATAGATGAGGTTGACTCAATCTTAGTCGATGAAGCGAGAACTCCGTTAATTATTTCGGGACAAGCGGCTAAATCGACTAAGCTTTATATTCAAGCAAACGGCTTTGTTCGTCAGCTTAAGCAAGAGGAAGACTTCACATATGATGTAAAAACAAAGGCTGTTCAGTTAACAGAAGAAGGTATGACAAAGGCTGAAAAAGCGTTTGGTATTGAAAATCTTTTCGATATTTCACATGTGGCATTACTTCACCACATTAACCAAGCATTAAAAGCACAGTTTGTTATGCAAAATGATGTGGATTATGTTGTGGAAGAGGGACAAGTTGTGATCGTTGACTCGTTCACAGGTCGTTTAATGAAGGGCCGCCGTTACAGTGATGGACTTCACCAAGCAATTGAGGCTAAAGAAGGTCTTGAGATTCAAAACGAAAGCATGACGCTTGCGACGATTACGTTCCAAAACTACTTCCGTATGTACAAAAAGCTGTCTGGTATGACAGGTACAGCGAAAACGGAAGAAGAAGAATTCCGTAATATTTACAACATGCAGGTTGTTGCGATTCCAACGAACAAACCGATTGCACGTGATGATAGAGCCGATTTAGTTTATCGTTCAATGGAAGGGAAATTCCGTGCGGTTGTTGAGGAAGTTAAACAACGTTATGACCTTGGTCAGCCTGTACTAGTTGGTACAGTTGCCGTTGAAACGTCTGAATTAATTTCTCAGCTACTTAAGAAAAAAGGTGTTCCGCATCATGTCTTGAATGCGAAGAATCATGAAAAAGAAGCAGAAATCATCGAGAATGCTGGTCAACGTGGTGCAGTAACAATCGCGACAAACATGGCTGGTCGTGGTACAGATATCAAGCTTGGCGAAGGTGTTCGTGAGGTTGGCGGGTTAGCCGTTATTGGTACGGAGCGCCATGAATCTCGTCGTATTGATAACCAGCTCCGTGGACGTTCTGGTCGTCAAGGAGACCCTGGTATCACTCAATTCTATCTTTCAATGGAAGATGAATTAATGCGTCGTTTCGGTTCTGAAAACATGATGAACATGATGGATCGTCTTGGAATGGACGACACTCAACCAATTCAAAGTAAAATCGTTTCACGTGCGGTTGAATCTGCACAAAAACGTGTTGAAGGTAATAACTTTGATGCACGTAAACAGCTTTTACAATATGACGATGTTCTTCGTCAGCAACGTGAAGTTATTTACAAGCAACGCTTTGAAGTTCTTGATTCTGACAATCTCCGTGAAATTGTTGAAAAAATGCTAAAATCAACGATCGAACGTGCGGTTGGCATGTATACTCCTAAAGAGGAAGTAGAAGAAGATTGGAACCTAGAAGGCATCATCGACTACATGAATGCAAACATTCTTACAGAAGATGAGCTTGCTGTGTCAGATCTTCGCCGTAAAGATCCTGAGGAAATGTCAGAGTTGATCTATAAAAAAGCACTTGCACATTATGATGCGAAGGAAGCAGACTTTGGCGAAGAGCAAATGCGTGAGTTCGAAAAAGTTATCCTTCTTCGTGCAGTTGATACAAAATGGATGGATCACATCGATGCAATGGATCAGCTTCGTCAAGGTATTCATTTACGTGCTTACGGACAAAACGATCCGTTACGTGAATATCAAATGGAAGGTTTCGCCATGTTTGAAAACATGATCGCTTCTATTGAAGAAGATGTAGCGAAGTACATCATGAAGGCACAAATCCGCAACAACCTTGAGCGTCAAGAGGTTGCACAAGGTCAAACAGCTGTTCACGCGAAAGAAGGCGATGAGCCAGTTAAGAAAAAACCAACTCGTAAAGTTGTGGAAATTGGCCGTAACGATCCTTGCATTTGCGGCAGCGGCAAAAAATATAAAAACTGCTGCGGTCAATAA